A DNA window from Thalassospiraceae bacterium LMO-JJ14 contains the following coding sequences:
- a CDS encoding S41 family peptidase, translating to MKNRMIAKLGATALALGVLAWSVPALAVDAKKNDEETYRLLALFGDVFERVRAEYVEPPSEEEMIEAAITGMLAALDPHSSFLNAKSFKEMQVNTRGEFGGLGIQVTMEAGFVKVISPIDDTPAYRAGIESGDIITHLDGESVQGLTLAQAVDKMRGKVGSDIRLSVAREGREPFDVTITRSIIKITSVRSRVEGKVGYVRITSFNEQTDKGLDRAIKKLKDEIGKDIQGYVLDLRNNPGGLLDQAIAVSDAFLDRGEIVSTRSRKPEDTQRFNAREGDLADGLPVVVLINGGSASASEIVAGALQDHRRAVLLGTKSFGKGSVQTIMPLSGNGAMRLTTARYYTPSGRSIQAKGVEPDIEVKQAKFEEIANNRPRRSEADLRGALDLDKNKKEDAESEKAAPEGEAKTEEKNPEAQDYQLSRALDLIRGLAIMSQNASAK from the coding sequence ATGAAAAATCGGATGATTGCCAAGCTTGGTGCGACAGCTCTTGCTCTTGGCGTACTTGCCTGGTCGGTGCCGGCACTTGCCGTCGATGCAAAGAAAAATGACGAAGAGACGTATAGGCTCCTGGCTTTGTTCGGCGATGTCTTCGAACGGGTCCGCGCCGAGTATGTGGAGCCGCCGAGCGAAGAAGAAATGATCGAAGCCGCGATTACCGGCATGTTGGCCGCCCTCGATCCGCATTCCAGTTTCCTCAACGCCAAAAGCTTCAAGGAAATGCAGGTTAACACGCGCGGTGAATTCGGCGGTTTGGGGATTCAGGTGACGATGGAAGCCGGTTTCGTAAAAGTGATTTCACCGATCGACGATACCCCGGCGTACCGTGCCGGGATTGAATCGGGCGACATCATCACGCATCTCGACGGGGAATCCGTGCAAGGTCTGACCCTGGCGCAGGCCGTCGACAAAATGCGTGGCAAGGTCGGCAGCGATATACGCCTGTCCGTTGCACGTGAAGGCCGCGAGCCGTTCGATGTGACGATCACCCGCTCGATCATCAAGATTACGTCCGTTCGCTCGCGTGTCGAGGGTAAGGTTGGCTATGTCCGCATCACGTCCTTCAACGAACAGACCGACAAGGGATTGGATCGCGCCATCAAGAAGCTGAAGGACGAAATCGGCAAGGATATTCAGGGTTATGTTCTTGATCTCCGCAATAATCCCGGCGGACTTCTGGATCAGGCAATTGCCGTTTCCGACGCGTTTCTCGACCGTGGGGAAATCGTTTCCACGCGTTCGCGCAAACCGGAAGATACGCAACGCTTCAATGCGCGCGAAGGTGATTTGGCCGATGGTCTGCCGGTTGTCGTGCTGATCAACGGCGGCTCGGCGTCTGCATCCGAAATTGTTGCAGGCGCGTTGCAGGATCATCGCCGCGCTGTGCTGCTCGGCACCAAATCATTTGGTAAGGGGTCCGTGCAGACGATTATGCCATTGTCAGGGAATGGCGCCATGCGGCTGACCACGGCTCGCTACTACACGCCTTCGGGACGGTCGATCCAGGCAAAGGGTGTGGAACCGGATATCGAAGTCAAGCAGGCGAAGTTCGAAGAAATTGCAAACAATCGGCCTCGTCGCAGCGAAGCGGATCTGCGCGGTGCCCTCGACCTCGACAAGAACAAGAAAGAGGATGCGGAGTCCGAAAAAGCGGCGCCCGAGGGTGAGGCTAAGACCGAGGAGAAAAATCCCGAAGCGCAGGATTACCAGCTATCTCGGGCACTCGATCTGATCCGGGGGCTGGCTATCATGTCACAGAATGCTTCGGCAAAATGA
- a CDS encoding peptidoglycan DD-metalloendopeptidase family protein, with protein MAQETAVGASQNLKQIEKKIGQEKTAAEQARARAEIMARDITNLQNEMVTTARAVQRHETQVAALQTRLQALERLLERKTTDLREGRAKFGRVLAAMQRIAQFPPEALIAQPVKPADTVRTAILLRTAVREIDHQATELRDELDFLVKARTEIASRETALKETSVLLDRERRRLGALMSRKKVLKRRADKQALEAEKRIAELAGKAKTLRELLKGIEQERKKVKKSPPPVSKNDPAYAAVPPLRPISKARGTLGLPVSGKISGHYGEKTDGGLSRKGLTIATPPGAQVTATYDGTVVYAGKFRGYGLLLIIEHGEGYHSLLAGMTRIDVEQGQKVLAGEPVGVMEQSESGQPVLYVELRRDGQPINPKPWLAARKNEVNG; from the coding sequence ATGGCGCAGGAAACTGCCGTCGGCGCCAGCCAAAATCTGAAACAGATCGAAAAGAAGATCGGCCAGGAAAAGACAGCTGCCGAGCAGGCTCGCGCACGTGCCGAAATCATGGCGCGTGACATTACCAATCTGCAAAATGAAATGGTGACGACGGCACGTGCCGTGCAACGCCATGAAACGCAGGTGGCGGCACTGCAAACCCGCCTTCAGGCGCTGGAACGGCTGCTGGAACGCAAGACGACAGACCTGCGTGAAGGCCGGGCAAAATTCGGCCGGGTTCTGGCTGCCATGCAGCGCATCGCGCAATTCCCTCCCGAGGCTTTGATTGCGCAGCCTGTGAAGCCGGCGGACACGGTGCGCACCGCGATACTGCTTCGCACGGCTGTTCGCGAAATCGATCATCAGGCCACCGAGCTTCGTGATGAACTGGATTTTCTGGTCAAGGCGCGAACGGAAATTGCGTCACGCGAGACGGCGCTAAAGGAAACATCGGTTCTGCTCGACCGCGAACGCCGCCGCCTGGGGGCGCTGATGTCGCGTAAAAAGGTTCTGAAACGTCGTGCCGACAAACAAGCGCTCGAAGCGGAGAAGCGAATCGCCGAACTTGCCGGAAAGGCGAAGACCTTGAGAGAACTCCTGAAAGGGATCGAACAGGAACGTAAAAAGGTGAAAAAATCACCGCCGCCTGTTTCCAAAAATGATCCTGCCTATGCTGCTGTGCCGCCGCTGCGACCGATCAGCAAGGCGCGCGGAACTCTCGGTTTACCTGTTTCCGGCAAAATATCGGGGCATTACGGGGAAAAAACCGATGGCGGATTGTCCAGGAAAGGGCTGACCATTGCCACGCCGCCCGGTGCCCAGGTCACGGCGACCTATGACGGGACGGTCGTTTACGCTGGAAAGTTCAGGGGCTATGGGCTTCTCTTGATCATCGAACATGGCGAAGGATATCATAGTCTGCTCGCCGGGATGACCCGGATCGATGTCGAACAGGGGCAAAAGGTACTGGCCGGAGAACCTGTCGGCGTCATGGAGCAGAGCGAGAGCGGCCAGCCAGTATTATATGTAGAGTTACGTCGTGACGGCCAACCGATAAACCCCAAGCCGTGGTTGGCGGCGCGCAAAAATGAGGTAAACGGATGA
- a CDS encoding RNA pyrophosphohydrolase gives MNAYDDLPYGYRPCAGAAVFNAKGDVFVGCRVELKPEEDYAWQMPQGGLDKGEDPEAAARRELFEETGILSVSLLGAYDDWLVYDFPPEILGKRFKKYKGQAQRWFAYGFTGSPDEINLEHHGEPEFQQWDWVPLNRVPSLIVPFKRNVYLSIVSAFQPLAERWARQGI, from the coding sequence ATGAATGCTTATGATGACTTGCCGTACGGTTATCGTCCGTGTGCCGGTGCCGCGGTCTTCAACGCCAAGGGCGATGTCTTTGTCGGCTGCCGTGTCGAACTGAAACCAGAGGAAGATTATGCGTGGCAGATGCCGCAGGGCGGTCTGGACAAGGGTGAAGACCCCGAAGCAGCAGCCCGGCGTGAATTATTTGAGGAAACGGGCATTCTCTCGGTTTCACTTCTGGGCGCTTATGACGATTGGCTCGTCTATGATTTTCCACCGGAAATCCTCGGTAAACGGTTCAAGAAATACAAAGGGCAGGCGCAACGCTGGTTCGCTTATGGCTTCACCGGCAGTCCGGATGAGATCAATCTAGAACACCATGGTGAGCCTGAGTTTCAGCAATGGGACTGGGTGCCGTTGAATCGTGTTCCTAGTCTGATTGTCCCCTTTAAACGCAATGTCTACTTGTCTATTGTAAGCGCGTTCCAGCCGCTAGCAGAGCGTTGGGCTCGACAGGGGATTTGA
- a CDS encoding divergent polysaccharide deacetylase family protein — protein MKFPKIFGKKKDEDEDFDEDDFDVEELEEGFDDELEEALGASASREADDLDDEEHDDDEPEAETPVRSQAPIADEDEHEEEMVGSDDTVVNPFDGHDDHDDEYDDDDEYDDDEYDDDEYEDEASDKKKAIIFAAVGFGVLLISILGGVGWWFFSDPAVEAKAPESAPGSVEMAMPAPPGSLNAGGVGSLNNLAGSPATAPINAAAGSESTSTTASAEAPPPAANPSPTQTEGMAFAPAGTGAAPVGGLNSLNNLNALGGTSSTGGGLVVPAVAGSAMAKIADQPTAADQSQALSGAPVRGLLEEKDGIGELPKISNAGAVPWQVYARPSDPGIAEPKIALMIEGIGLSRQASLGAINKLPAEVSMVLSPYGRDLNDWVFRSRLAGHEVFISLPMESDDFPLEDAGPLALDTRIQLAENQRRLDNVMASAAGYVGLVTYMGSRFMKAETQMRQLFANIGERGVMFVIGGNRSRNDAMPVAKELKLVNAESEIYIDDVPRIQQIRTNLDRLESIAKERGSVLATARPYPVTIKSILDWYATIKDKGVVLVPVSAIANIPPAE, from the coding sequence TTGAAGTTCCCGAAAATATTCGGAAAGAAGAAAGACGAAGACGAGGACTTCGACGAGGACGACTTCGATGTTGAGGAACTCGAAGAGGGCTTCGACGATGAACTCGAGGAAGCCTTGGGTGCGTCTGCATCTCGCGAAGCCGATGATTTAGATGACGAAGAACATGACGATGATGAGCCCGAAGCAGAAACACCCGTCAGGAGCCAGGCCCCCATCGCCGATGAGGACGAGCACGAAGAGGAGATGGTCGGTAGCGACGATACGGTGGTCAATCCGTTCGATGGCCATGACGATCACGACGACGAATACGACGACGACGACGAATACGACGACGACGAATATGACGACGATGAATACGAAGATGAAGCTTCCGACAAGAAGAAGGCCATCATTTTCGCCGCTGTCGGATTTGGTGTTCTTCTGATCAGTATCCTTGGCGGTGTCGGATGGTGGTTCTTTTCCGACCCTGCAGTGGAAGCGAAAGCGCCGGAAAGCGCCCCCGGCAGTGTGGAAATGGCGATGCCGGCACCACCCGGCAGCCTGAATGCCGGCGGCGTTGGCAGTCTGAACAATCTGGCGGGAAGCCCCGCCACGGCACCCATAAATGCCGCAGCAGGAAGCGAATCGACTTCAACAACGGCTTCTGCCGAGGCGCCGCCGCCAGCCGCCAACCCGTCGCCTACGCAAACCGAAGGCATGGCGTTCGCGCCGGCTGGAACGGGAGCTGCCCCGGTAGGCGGGCTCAATTCATTGAATAATCTTAACGCGCTCGGTGGGACGAGCTCAACGGGGGGCGGACTTGTGGTGCCGGCTGTTGCGGGATCGGCTATGGCTAAAATCGCTGATCAGCCGACGGCTGCCGATCAGAGCCAGGCTCTTTCAGGGGCGCCGGTGCGGGGCCTGCTCGAGGAAAAGGACGGCATTGGCGAACTGCCGAAAATCAGCAATGCCGGCGCCGTACCGTGGCAGGTTTACGCACGCCCTTCCGATCCCGGCATCGCCGAGCCGAAAATAGCGCTTATGATTGAAGGTATAGGCCTCAGTCGGCAGGCGTCATTGGGCGCGATCAACAAACTGCCTGCGGAAGTAAGCATGGTGTTGAGCCCTTACGGCCGGGATTTGAACGACTGGGTCTTTCGCTCACGGTTGGCGGGGCATGAGGTGTTCATTTCACTACCGATGGAAAGCGACGATTTTCCGCTAGAAGATGCGGGGCCTCTTGCGCTGGATACACGCATCCAGCTTGCCGAGAATCAACGCCGTTTGGACAACGTTATGGCCAGTGCTGCGGGATACGTTGGTTTGGTGACATATATGGGCTCGCGCTTTATGAAAGCGGAAACCCAGATGCGTCAGTTGTTCGCCAATATCGGGGAACGAGGGGTAATGTTTGTCATCGGAGGAAACCGTAGCCGGAATGACGCCATGCCGGTCGCCAAGGAGCTGAAGCTGGTCAATGCGGAAAGCGAAATTTATATCGACGATGTCCCGCGTATTCAGCAAATCAGGACAAACCTCGACCGGTTGGAGAGCATTGCCAAGGAACGGGGGAGCGTTCTGGCGACCGCACGCCCGTATCCTGTAACGATCAAAAGTATTCTCGACTGGTATGCGACGATAAAGGACAAGGGGGTCGTTCTAGTGCCGGTCTCTGCAATCGCCAATATTCCCCCTGCCGAGTGA